From the genome of Candidatus Electrothrix communis, one region includes:
- a CDS encoding 2Fe-2S iron-sulfur cluster-binding protein codes for MSEDMNGGMDNTLTDPLSSTNLMSLTIDGQEIQAEKGQTIVQAAQKNGIYIPTLCALHADKESGLKHDLAPGTCRICTVKANGRTTAACTTPISQGLVVENDTPELNDLRKTIVELLFVEGNHFCPSCEKSGSCDLQALAYRYQMLTPRFHYAFTPRKVNADMPKLLWDGNRCILCRRCVLAIRTEEGEPLFVFANRGDKSTITVDTELIQDISEELAQQAMDICPVGAIIRKGKGFDTPFGQRKYDHSPIGSDTACSSGENKAGGEKS; via the coding sequence ATGAGCGAAGATATGAACGGAGGTATGGACAACACCCTGACCGACCCTTTGAGCTCGACCAACCTGATGAGCCTTACCATTGACGGACAGGAAATTCAGGCAGAAAAAGGCCAGACCATCGTGCAGGCTGCCCAGAAAAACGGGATCTATATTCCCACCCTCTGTGCCCTGCATGCAGATAAAGAGAGCGGCCTAAAGCATGATCTTGCTCCTGGTACCTGTCGCATCTGCACGGTCAAGGCCAATGGGCGAACAACAGCGGCCTGCACCACCCCGATCAGCCAGGGCCTTGTTGTCGAAAACGACACCCCGGAACTCAACGACCTACGCAAAACCATTGTTGAGCTGCTCTTTGTCGAGGGTAATCATTTTTGTCCCTCCTGCGAAAAAAGCGGGAGCTGCGACCTCCAAGCCCTTGCCTACCGATACCAGATGCTCACCCCCCGATTCCACTATGCCTTTACTCCACGAAAGGTCAATGCCGATATGCCCAAGCTCCTTTGGGACGGCAACCGGTGCATCCTCTGTCGACGCTGTGTGCTGGCCATCCGCACCGAAGAGGGGGAGCCGCTCTTTGTCTTCGCAAACCGAGGGGACAAGAGTACCATTACTGTGGATACCGAACTCATTCAGGATATCTCTGAAGAACTGGCTCAACAGGCTATGGACATCTGCCCAGTAGGGGCAATCATCCGCAAAGGAAAAGGCTTTGACACCCCTTTTGGCCAGCGAAAATACGATCATAGCCCCATCGGTTCAGATACGGCCTGTTCATCCGGGGAAAACAAGGCAGGAGGAGAGAAATCATGA
- a CDS encoding NADP oxidoreductase produces the protein MSKPIIATASLAGCFGCHMSFLDIDERILDLVELVHWGKSPINDIKTFQQDCDIALIEGGCCNDEHIHTLREFRKHCRVLVAVGECAIMGGLPAMRNNIPIKECLEEAYLNSPSTSDANPDRILPNDEELPMLLDKVYPCHEIVKMDYFLPGCPPRADLIYGALTALVTGQEAELPYEVIKFD, from the coding sequence ATGAGCAAACCGATTATTGCAACGGCCTCGCTGGCAGGCTGCTTTGGCTGCCATATGTCCTTTCTTGACATAGATGAACGGATCCTCGATCTTGTCGAGCTGGTCCACTGGGGCAAGAGCCCGATCAACGATATAAAAACCTTTCAGCAGGATTGCGATATCGCCCTTATTGAAGGCGGCTGCTGTAATGATGAGCATATCCACACCCTGCGCGAGTTCCGCAAACATTGCCGTGTCCTGGTGGCAGTGGGTGAGTGCGCTATTATGGGCGGACTGCCCGCCATGCGCAATAATATCCCCATTAAGGAATGCTTGGAGGAGGCCTACCTGAACAGTCCGTCCACTAGCGACGCAAATCCGGACAGAATTTTACCCAATGATGAGGAACTGCCCATGCTGTTGGATAAGGTCTATCCCTGTCATGAGATCGTGAAGATGGATTATTTCCTTCCCGGCTGCCCACCTAGAGCCGACCTGATCTACGGGGCATTAACTGCCCTGGTCACCGGCCAGGAAGCGGAACTCCCCTATGAAGTCATCAAATTTGATTAA